A region from the Rhodothermales bacterium genome encodes:
- a CDS encoding porin family protein codes for MTGLVALALFALAADSAQAQRYGSPPVAQRAAYSSLSAGVRAGLNLATLYGDDVDEAGNRTGFSGGLFLTYNLTPVFAIQPEILFSAKGAEIDADGSSPMGVGEREYTFGYLELPMLARVNVPVQSPARPYLVAGPSLGIKLYGELDEEDLDETLKGSDLGMVVGGGLDFNLGARKLVLDARYTFGLNDVFDVSGDPEAKNGALTLSIGVGL; via the coding sequence GTGACCGGCCTCGTCGCCCTCGCGCTCTTCGCCCTCGCCGCCGACTCGGCCCAAGCCCAGCGCTACGGCAGCCCGCCCGTCGCCCAGCGCGCGGCGTACTCGTCCCTCTCCGCCGGTGTCAGAGCCGGGCTCAACCTCGCCACGCTCTACGGCGACGACGTGGACGAGGCCGGCAACCGCACCGGCTTCAGCGGCGGCCTCTTCCTGACGTATAACCTCACGCCCGTCTTCGCCATCCAGCCGGAGATCCTGTTCTCGGCGAAGGGAGCCGAGATCGACGCCGACGGCTCCTCCCCGATGGGCGTCGGCGAGCGGGAGTACACGTTCGGCTACCTCGAGCTCCCCATGCTCGCCCGCGTCAACGTACCGGTCCAGAGCCCGGCCCGGCCCTACCTCGTCGCCGGCCCTTCGCTCGGGATCAAGCTCTACGGTGAGCTCGACGAGGAGGACCTCGATGAGACCCTCAAGGGCAGCGACCTCGGCATGGTCGTCGGCGGCGGGCTCGACTTCAACCTCGGCGCGCGGAAGCTCGTCCTCGACGCCCGCTACACGTTCGGGCTCAACGACGTGTTCGACGTCAGTGGCGACCCCGAGGCGAAGAACGGCGCGCTCACGCTCTCTATCGGCGTCGGGCTCTAG
- a CDS encoding TetR/AcrR family transcriptional regulator, giving the protein MPVPAPVPVWRHREQEARRASLLLAARAVFAERGYHEATVEEIAALADIGKGTVYLHFPEGKAGLLETVLDDHLAALRGIVVRTFTEGEGAVRYRFWTLALAAATYFRRNPDLLRVHVRELPRLLADAEVGPVAECLARLTDELVDVVAPVLQEDRLTLPSRVAAYHLLATLFGHLIALGLQTGPLDCGTPPAEIADTLVALVFDGIAGHRTGGG; this is encoded by the coding sequence GTGCCCGTTCCCGCACCCGTCCCCGTCTGGCGTCACCGTGAGCAGGAGGCCCGCCGCGCCAGCCTCCTGCTCGCCGCCCGAGCCGTTTTCGCAGAGCGTGGCTACCACGAAGCGACGGTCGAGGAGATCGCAGCCTTGGCCGATATCGGGAAGGGGACGGTCTACCTCCACTTTCCCGAGGGCAAAGCAGGCCTCCTGGAAACCGTCCTCGACGACCACCTCGCGGCGCTCCGTGGGATCGTCGTCCGGACCTTCACCGAGGGCGAGGGGGCCGTCCGATACCGGTTTTGGACGCTCGCCCTCGCCGCCGCCACGTACTTCCGTCGGAACCCGGACCTCCTCCGGGTCCACGTCCGCGAGCTGCCCCGCCTGCTCGCCGACGCCGAGGTCGGGCCGGTCGCCGAGTGCCTGGCCCGGCTCACCGACGAGTTGGTCGACGTGGTCGCTCCCGTTCTCCAGGAGGACCGTCTAACCTTGCCGAGCCGCGTCGCGGCCTACCACCTGCTGGCGACCCTCTTCGGCCACCTCATCGCCCTCGGGCTTCAGACCGGCCCCCTCGACTGCGGCACGCCGCCCGCCGAGATCGCCGACACGCTCGTGGCGCTCGTCTTCGACGGGATCGCGGGACACCGCACGGGCGGGGGGTGA
- a CDS encoding mechanosensitive ion channel family protein, with protein MRSLLHRFFSDDLLAHSVLGATVEDWSLLVLALVATAILLAGARRLIAWRVERMAGRTMTWGEQVVTNVLERTRSYFLFAFALYLAARLIGWDERGLDFTAGLFTLAFLLQSGRWITGLITLWIERYKKQHIEVDAASVTSMQAVGILARIAVWAIIGLMLLDNLGFDVTALVAGLGIGGIAIGLAMQNILGDLFASLSIVLDKPFVIGDMLAVGDDLGTVEYIGLKSTRVRSLSGEQIVFSNGDLLSSRVRNYRRMTERRVVFAFGVTYATEHATLEAIPGVVRAIIEAEGEVLPPVRFDRAHFKKFGDSSLDFEAVYYVLDPDYGRYMDVQQAINLALVEAFEARGIDFAFPTRTLHVEQAPPLTVRSSTANGSSTPEP; from the coding sequence ATGCGCTCGCTCCTCCACCGGTTCTTCAGCGACGACCTCCTCGCTCACTCCGTGCTCGGCGCGACGGTCGAGGACTGGTCGCTCCTCGTGCTCGCGCTCGTCGCCACGGCGATTCTCCTCGCTGGAGCGCGGCGGCTCATCGCGTGGCGCGTCGAGCGCATGGCCGGGCGGACGATGACGTGGGGCGAGCAGGTCGTCACGAACGTGCTCGAGCGGACGCGGAGCTACTTCCTCTTCGCCTTCGCCCTCTACCTCGCCGCCCGCCTCATCGGGTGGGACGAGCGCGGGCTCGACTTCACCGCGGGCCTGTTCACGCTCGCCTTCCTCCTCCAGAGCGGCCGGTGGATCACCGGGCTCATCACGCTATGGATCGAGCGCTACAAGAAGCAGCACATCGAGGTCGACGCCGCGAGTGTGACGAGCATGCAGGCCGTCGGCATCCTTGCGCGAATCGCCGTATGGGCTATCATCGGGCTCATGCTGCTCGACAACCTCGGCTTCGACGTGACGGCCCTCGTCGCCGGCCTCGGTATCGGCGGGATCGCGATTGGCCTCGCCATGCAGAACATCCTCGGCGACCTCTTCGCCTCGCTCTCGATCGTGCTCGACAAGCCGTTCGTGATCGGGGACATGCTCGCCGTCGGCGACGACCTCGGGACGGTGGAGTACATCGGGCTGAAGTCGACGCGGGTGCGGAGCCTCTCGGGCGAGCAGATCGTGTTCTCGAACGGGGACCTCCTTTCGAGCCGCGTGCGAAACTACCGGCGGATGACGGAGCGGCGCGTGGTCTTCGCTTTCGGTGTGACCTACGCCACGGAGCACGCCACGCTCGAGGCCATCCCCGGCGTCGTCCGTGCCATCATCGAGGCCGAGGGCGAGGTGCTCCCGCCGGTCCGGTTCGACCGCGCCCACTTCAAGAAGTTCGGCGACTCGTCGCTCGACTTCGAGGCCGTGTACTACGTGCTCGACCCCGACTACGGCCGCTACATGGACGTGCAGCAGGCCATCAACCTCGCCCTCGTCGAGGCCTTCGAAGCGCGCGGCATCGACTTCGCCTTCCCGACGCGGACGCTCCACGTCGAGCAGGCTCCGCCACTGACCGTCCGCAGCAGCACCGCGAACGGGAGCTCCACCCCCGAACCCTGA
- a CDS encoding efflux RND transporter permease subunit produces MSDSTTPSPNGHDTPPKGAVPPPAATTDDGAPVDLTRFTGLSGVSIRRPVFTAMVMIGLVVLGLFSFSGLAIDQYPDVDIPIVTVQTVYTGASPETIEREVTQRLEEAFNPVAGVDGITSVSLEGVSVITVEFELGTDVDEASQDVRAKIDAVRRDLPADIEQPVVQKFDPSAEPIVSLAVSSTTLPISDLTTMADEDIRRTLESVQGVGEVQIAGGLAREIRVDINPERLQALGVTVNQVIGALQAQNLEAPAGRVERGNREQLVRVTGRIDDPAQFAGVVVANRNGTPIRLGEVATIQDATEEERSLAFVDGERAVALDILKVSGANTVEVAEQVIEAVHEIQAALPAGTSLQVIRDNSVMIRHSVEDVIFELLLGALLTIIIVMLFLNDIKATTITSLALPVSVISAFIVMNVLGFTLNILTLMALSLSIGILIDDAIVVIENIVRHREMGKDHFTAAGEGTREIFLAVLATTLTIVAVFVPVAFMGGIIGKFFYQFGVTVAVAVLVSLFVSFTLTPMMSAHWGVEPHKAEHGKSKNPIKNFIAAFNTWFDRGAEKYSGLIGWALGHRKAVIVLAIASFFAALMLFPFIGGGFMPTTDDAEFAVQFDSPDGSSLAYTREKAVQIGEVVGEIEGVDYTYTTVGAGATGTVTGGNIFVKLTPSSERELSQQELMVVARERLKPVFGVDISVLAAGGLGGATAPLAVEVRGPDVEGLQALSLQVEDAVANATGVVDVTNSLGQPRPEYRIEVRRDLANELGLDIGAVAATVRPVLAGQTVTTWEDPTGEERDVVLQVAAEQRRSVEDIARIPIATSNTAAGGGSITVPLSQVARIVEGTAPSQIDRNDLQRVATISASNVPELSISEASANIETELAKVTLPPGYSVRLGGETEQLAETTGYVIQAILLAIILIFLILASQFESISQPFAIMMSLPLSLIGVLLALLITGDTLNMMSMIGVILLFGLVTKNAILIVDNINERRREGKDRWTSVVEAGQVRLRPIMMTTLAMIAGMLPIAIGMGEGGGFRAPMARAVIGGLITSTMLTLLVVPVAYTYFDDFGGWIKSRFSADARAERKAVQAQRAEHAADERLANEPVMGDPVLSPAL; encoded by the coding sequence ATGAGTGATTCCACGACGCCTTCCCCCAACGGCCACGACACCCCGCCAAAGGGGGCCGTCCCGCCTCCCGCCGCGACGACCGACGACGGCGCACCCGTCGACCTCACCCGGTTCACCGGCCTCAGCGGCGTCTCCATCCGGCGGCCCGTGTTCACGGCGATGGTGATGATCGGGCTCGTCGTGCTCGGCCTCTTCTCCTTCTCCGGGCTCGCCATCGACCAGTACCCGGACGTCGACATCCCGATCGTGACCGTGCAGACGGTCTACACGGGCGCGAGCCCGGAGACGATCGAGCGCGAGGTGACGCAGCGGCTCGAAGAGGCCTTCAACCCCGTCGCGGGCGTGGACGGCATCACGTCGGTCTCCCTCGAAGGCGTCTCCGTCATCACGGTCGAGTTCGAGCTCGGGACGGACGTTGACGAGGCCTCGCAGGACGTCCGCGCCAAGATCGACGCCGTCCGCCGCGACCTGCCGGCGGACATCGAGCAGCCAGTCGTACAGAAGTTCGACCCCTCGGCCGAGCCCATCGTCTCGCTCGCCGTCTCCTCGACGACGCTCCCGATCTCAGACCTGACGACGATGGCCGACGAGGACATCCGCCGCACGCTGGAGTCGGTGCAGGGCGTGGGCGAGGTGCAGATCGCGGGCGGGCTCGCACGCGAGATCCGTGTCGACATCAACCCCGAGCGGCTCCAGGCCCTCGGCGTCACCGTGAACCAGGTCATCGGCGCGCTCCAGGCACAGAACCTCGAGGCCCCGGCCGGGCGCGTCGAGCGCGGCAACCGCGAGCAGCTCGTCCGCGTGACGGGCCGCATCGACGACCCCGCGCAGTTCGCCGGCGTCGTCGTCGCCAACCGCAACGGGACGCCGATCCGGCTCGGCGAGGTCGCCACGATCCAGGACGCGACGGAGGAGGAGCGCTCGCTCGCCTTTGTGGACGGCGAGCGCGCCGTGGCCCTCGACATCCTCAAGGTGAGCGGGGCCAACACGGTCGAGGTGGCCGAGCAGGTCATCGAGGCCGTCCACGAGATCCAGGCCGCGCTCCCGGCCGGGACCTCGCTCCAGGTCATCCGTGACAACTCCGTGATGATCCGGCACTCGGTCGAGGACGTCATCTTCGAGCTCCTCCTCGGCGCGCTCCTCACGATCATCATCGTGATGCTCTTCCTCAACGACATCAAAGCGACGACCATCACGAGCCTCGCCCTCCCGGTGTCGGTGATCTCGGCGTTCATCGTGATGAACGTGCTCGGGTTCACGCTCAACATCCTCACGCTGATGGCCCTCTCGCTCTCCATCGGCATCCTGATCGACGACGCGATCGTGGTGATCGAGAACATCGTGCGGCACCGCGAGATGGGCAAGGACCACTTCACGGCGGCGGGCGAGGGCACGCGCGAGATCTTCCTCGCCGTCCTCGCGACGACGCTGACGATCGTGGCCGTCTTCGTGCCGGTCGCCTTCATGGGCGGCATCATCGGCAAGTTCTTCTACCAGTTCGGCGTGACGGTCGCGGTGGCCGTGCTCGTCTCGCTCTTCGTCTCGTTCACGCTCACGCCGATGATGTCGGCGCACTGGGGCGTCGAGCCGCACAAGGCCGAGCACGGGAAGTCGAAGAACCCGATCAAGAACTTCATCGCCGCCTTCAACACGTGGTTCGACCGGGGGGCCGAGAAGTACAGCGGCCTCATCGGCTGGGCGCTCGGGCACCGCAAGGCGGTGATCGTGCTCGCCATCGCCTCGTTCTTCGCCGCGCTCATGCTCTTCCCGTTCATCGGTGGCGGCTTCATGCCGACGACGGACGACGCGGAGTTCGCCGTCCAGTTCGACTCCCCGGACGGCTCCAGCCTCGCCTACACCCGCGAGAAGGCCGTGCAGATCGGCGAGGTCGTCGGCGAGATCGAGGGCGTTGACTACACGTACACTACGGTCGGCGCGGGCGCGACGGGCACGGTCACCGGCGGCAACATCTTCGTCAAGCTTACGCCGTCGAGCGAGCGCGAGTTGAGCCAGCAGGAGCTGATGGTCGTGGCGCGCGAGCGCCTGAAGCCGGTCTTCGGCGTGGACATCTCGGTCCTCGCAGCCGGCGGTCTCGGCGGGGCGACGGCCCCACTCGCCGTCGAGGTGCGCGGGCCGGACGTGGAGGGCTTGCAGGCGCTCTCCCTCCAGGTCGAGGACGCGGTGGCGAACGCTACGGGCGTCGTGGACGTCACGAACTCGCTCGGCCAGCCGCGTCCCGAATACCGCATCGAGGTCCGCCGCGACCTCGCCAACGAGCTCGGCCTCGACATCGGCGCGGTCGCCGCGACGGTCCGGCCCGTCCTCGCCGGGCAGACGGTGACGACGTGGGAGGACCCCACGGGCGAGGAGCGCGACGTGGTGCTCCAGGTCGCCGCCGAGCAGCGCCGCTCGGTCGAGGACATCGCCCGCATTCCGATCGCCACGAGCAACACGGCGGCGGGCGGCGGCAGCATCACCGTCCCGCTCTCGCAGGTGGCACGGATCGTGGAGGGCACGGCGCCCTCGCAGATCGACCGCAACGACCTCCAGCGCGTGGCGACGATCTCGGCCAGCAACGTGCCGGAGCTCTCCATCTCCGAGGCCTCGGCCAACATCGAGACCGAGCTGGCGAAGGTGACGCTCCCGCCGGGCTACTCCGTCCGCCTCGGCGGCGAGACCGAGCAGCTCGCCGAGACGACGGGATACGTGATCCAGGCGATCCTCCTCGCCATCATCCTCATCTTCCTCATCCTGGCCTCGCAGTTCGAGTCGATCTCGCAGCCGTTCGCCATCATGATGTCGCTGCCGCTCTCGCTCATCGGCGTGCTCCTGGCCCTCCTCATCACGGGCGACACGCTCAACATGATGTCGATGATCGGGGTGATCCTGCTCTTCGGCCTCGTGACGAAGAACGCGATCCTGATCGTGGACAACATCAACGAGCGAAGGCGCGAGGGCAAGGACCGCTGGACGTCCGTCGTGGAGGCCGGGCAGGTCCGGCTCCGCCCGATCATGATGACGACGCTGGCGATGATCGCGGGGATGCTCCCGATCGCGATCGGCATGGGCGAGGGCGGCGGCTTCCGCGCGCCGATGGCCCGCGCCGTGATCGGCGGCCTCATCACGTCGACGATGCTGACCCTGCTCGTGGTGCCGGTGGCCTACACCTACTTCGACGACTTCGGGGGGTGGATCAAGAGCCGGTTCAGCGCCGACGCCCGCGCCGAGCGCAAGGCCGTCCAGGCCCAGCGCGCCGAGCACGCCGCCGACGAGCGACTTGCCAACGAGCCGGTGATGGGCGATCCGGTCCTGAGCCCCGCGCTCTAA
- a CDS encoding efflux RND transporter periplasmic adaptor subunit, whose amino-acid sequence MNALHTARPRRASLTPLLLVALVAFAACGGSEPEVADEAERAPLVLASTDVTRIERGPISAGIAITGTLAPYRVVDVKAQVSGTLGSVRFQEGDRVGQGTTLATIDAEGIRSQAASTRAGVSGAQAAVAAAEAQLALAREQAASAAFLFEEGAMSRLDNEAAKAQVEAAEAQVAAARSQVASAQSQATGASEQAGRTVVRAPIDGAVSERFVEVGEAVNPGQSLFTVVNTSALELAGQVSVDAAARIRVGDPVEFTIDAYPGQRFTGTVARIEPTADASTRQIGVYLRLSNPGTLVGGLFATGVVISNTIEEALLVPESAVREGDGTAYLLVVDGDVIARRPVTVETRDATRGLVAVRGQIAADATVIVSPTTDTVSGVRVRLAGDRAASSAAAPVSTTVLPDSE is encoded by the coding sequence ATGAACGCACTGCACACCGCCCGCCCTCGCCGCGCTTCCCTGACGCCCCTCCTCCTCGTTGCCCTCGTCGCGTTTGCGGCCTGTGGCGGTAGCGAGCCCGAGGTGGCCGACGAGGCCGAGCGCGCCCCGCTCGTCCTCGCCTCGACCGACGTGACCCGGATCGAGCGCGGCCCGATCAGCGCCGGCATCGCCATCACCGGCACGCTCGCTCCCTACCGCGTCGTCGACGTGAAGGCGCAGGTCTCCGGCACGCTCGGCTCCGTCCGCTTCCAGGAAGGCGACCGCGTGGGCCAGGGCACCACGCTGGCGACGATCGACGCCGAGGGCATCCGCAGCCAGGCCGCGAGCACGCGCGCTGGGGTGAGCGGGGCGCAGGCCGCGGTCGCGGCGGCCGAGGCGCAACTGGCACTCGCCCGTGAGCAGGCCGCCTCCGCGGCGTTCCTCTTCGAAGAGGGCGCGATGTCGCGGCTCGACAACGAGGCGGCGAAAGCGCAGGTCGAGGCCGCCGAGGCCCAGGTCGCGGCGGCGCGGTCGCAGGTGGCCTCGGCTCAGTCGCAGGCGACGGGGGCGAGCGAGCAGGCCGGCCGGACCGTCGTCCGCGCGCCCATCGACGGGGCCGTGAGCGAGCGGTTCGTCGAGGTCGGCGAGGCGGTGAATCCGGGGCAGAGCCTCTTCACGGTCGTCAACACGAGCGCCCTCGAACTCGCCGGGCAGGTGAGCGTGGACGCCGCCGCTCGCATCCGCGTCGGCGACCCCGTCGAGTTCACGATCGACGCCTACCCCGGCCAGCGGTTCACCGGCACCGTGGCCCGCATCGAGCCGACGGCCGACGCGAGCACGCGCCAGATCGGCGTCTACCTCCGCCTCTCGAACCCCGGCACCCTCGTCGGCGGCCTGTTCGCCACAGGCGTCGTCATCTCGAACACGATCGAGGAGGCGCTCCTCGTGCCTGAGTCCGCCGTCCGCGAGGGCGACGGGACGGCCTACCTCCTCGTCGTCGATGGCGACGTGATCGCGCGGCGCCCCGTGACGGTCGAGACGCGCGACGCGACGCGCGGGCTCGTGGCCGTGCGCGGGCAGATCGCCGCCGACGCGACCGTGATCGTCTCGCCCACGACCGACACCGTCTCGGGCGTCCGCGTCCGCCTCGCCGGGGATCGGGCGGCCAGTTCGGCCGCCGCACCCGTCAGCACCACCGTCCTCCCCGACAGCGAGTAG
- a CDS encoding STAS/SEC14 domain-containing protein: MIHLLAPPSSPVLSVEFADFVGSQEHRRFLAVLRRAVRAHGRIDLLLDVSRLRAIDGGIVTAGQAFAATDPHAIRRLAVVGDHDWAAWVVVMAGRYLRTRPRWFRPADRALAEQFVQFPSLTVTS; encoded by the coding sequence ATGATCCACCTGCTCGCTCCCCCGTCATCCCCTGTGTTGAGCGTTGAGTTCGCCGACTTCGTCGGGTCGCAGGAGCACCGCCGCTTCCTCGCCGTCCTCCGCCGCGCGGTGCGTGCGCACGGGCGGATCGACCTCCTCCTCGACGTCTCCCGCCTCCGCGCCATCGACGGCGGCATCGTCACGGCCGGGCAGGCCTTCGCCGCCACCGATCCGCACGCGATACGGCGGCTCGCCGTCGTCGGTGACCACGACTGGGCAGCGTGGGTGGTCGTGATGGCCGGCCGGTACCTCCGCACGCGCCCGCGCTGGTTCCGGCCGGCCGACCGTGCCCTCGCCGAGCAGTTCGTCCAGTTTCCGAGCCTCACCGTCACCTCCTGA
- a CDS encoding STAS/SEC14 domain-containing protein has product MLRLRSDQDDSGLAVLHVEPSGEFSAQDFSTFLDALRRYDGCGGARVLLTPDGLTGVETDALWARLRVAVPPIVCRVAVVGDRPWERRYARVVASAHGVPARYFPSVEHDDASRWLCSEVPEPQPDLAPSGAVSETPPASADPADAARIDAVYDALDLLVKDTLGVVSPFEHAFLARLQWFSGTLAYLWWQEHEGLEDVLGSGRDRLRADPALAQRMEFRHRALVALVEAALEREMAAGRLRFGDTAELAPRLLHAAFVVCSLAVEGAERGDLFRDKLRAHAAVLAHLLFDRIRAVNARPLATREGALPGLAASLLPTASPSV; this is encoded by the coding sequence ATGCTCCGACTCCGCTCCGACCAAGACGACTCCGGCCTCGCCGTGCTCCACGTTGAGCCCAGCGGGGAGTTCAGCGCGCAGGACTTTAGCACGTTCCTCGACGCGCTCCGTCGCTACGACGGGTGCGGCGGCGCCCGTGTCCTCCTCACCCCGGACGGACTCACGGGGGTCGAGACGGACGCGCTCTGGGCACGGTTGCGGGTCGCGGTGCCGCCCATCGTCTGCCGCGTAGCCGTTGTGGGGGACCGCCCATGGGAACGGCGCTACGCCCGCGTCGTGGCCTCGGCGCACGGCGTCCCCGCGCGTTACTTCCCGAGCGTCGAGCACGACGATGCGTCCCGCTGGCTGTGCTCCGAAGTGCCAGAGCCCCAGCCTGACCTCGCCCCATCGGGCGCGGTATCCGAGACGCCGCCCGCCTCCGCCGACCCGGCCGACGCCGCCCGCATCGACGCCGTCTACGACGCGCTCGACCTCCTCGTCAAGGACACGCTCGGGGTCGTGAGCCCGTTCGAGCACGCGTTCCTCGCGCGGCTCCAGTGGTTCTCCGGCACCCTGGCTTATCTGTGGTGGCAGGAGCACGAAGGGCTGGAGGACGTGCTGGGATCGGGCCGGGACCGGCTGCGGGCCGATCCGGCGCTGGCGCAGCGGATGGAGTTCCGCCACCGCGCGCTCGTCGCGCTCGTGGAGGCCGCGCTCGAACGGGAGATGGCGGCGGGCCGTCTGCGATTTGGCGATACGGCCGAGCTGGCGCCTCGCCTCCTGCACGCCGCCTTCGTGGTGTGCTCGCTCGCGGTGGAGGGGGCTGAGCGGGGAGACCTGTTCCGCGACAAGCTTCGCGCGCACGCCGCCGTCCTCGCCCACCTCCTCTTCGACCGCATCCGGGCCGTGAACGCTCGGCCGCTGGCCACACGTGAGGGCGCTCTGCCGGGCCTCGCAG